A genome region from Cutaneotrichosporon cavernicola HIS019 DNA, chromosome: 5 includes the following:
- a CDS encoding uncharacterized protein (Domain present in VPS-27, Hrs and STAM), translating to MFSGPINPYDELVDKATDENLASEDWDVNLQICDKVTEEGAPGARNAVAALVKRLAHRNPNVQIYALELANTLAQNCQRPLQQELAGKQWTMALERILNDRATVKPVRNKVLKYIKEWTQQFEGTGDPQLGLMSELYDKLRSKDYNFDEADDLVPTREDARRQAEEDELARVLELSKQDKGGRGATGYNRPGGSSSGVGSSSAASAAAAAPFAAAPSAGPPMVAASYASGPVQTNAAPHSQYRGPSAHDYELMDPPLGAGPEYQAPQSGSYAQQGYPAPAPAPVPDGPLDINKATRVRALYSFTSETVGELPFERGDMIKVLDRSFHEWWRGACNGKIGIFPATYVEPLPEPTYMELQEEAQEEARVFASLSIVDELLRSLKDIDPARGERLEDNPEIQEMYQRSVGLQGGINALIKKYSDQKAELEHMNANLVRAMQQYEELKGGAPPAQPYAPQPYGVPPSSQDSGLAPQSYGYNQYPQESPAAVPQGPQYQLESQAYPTESPAVMPQAQPGYPQQHGQPPHGIYYQNAHSSTSVNHPPAGHVLGSPPRQGSGSAPADPNQAAWDAYYRQQGQVPPQGAPPPGAPVAAPYPQQQYYAQQTADGVTGQMGQMSVS from the exons ATGTTCTCCGGCCCAATTAATCCCTACGATGAGCTCGTTG ACAAGGCCACTGACGAGAACCTCGCGTCCGAAGACTGGGATGTCAACCTCCAGATCTGTGACAAGGTTACCGAAGAGGGTGCGCCGGG TGCTCGCAACGCAGTTGCTGCGCTTGTGAAGCGTCTTGCCCACCGCAACCCCAATGTCCAGATCTACGCACTTGAGCTCGCAAACACATTGGCACAAAACTGCCAGAGGCCGCTGCAGCAGGAGCTCGCAGGAAAGCAGTGGACgatggcgctcgagcgcatcctGAACGACCGC gcaaCCGTCAAGCCTGTGCGTAACAAGGTACTGAAGTACATTAAGGAGTGGACGCAGCAGTTTGAGGGCACGGGGGACCCACAGTTGGGCCTCATGTCGGAGCTGTATGATAAGCTGAGGTCGAAGG ACTACAACTTTGACGAGGCAGACGACCTAGTACcgacgcgcgaggacgcgagacggcaggccgaggaggacgagctggcgcgtGTGTTGGAACTGTCCAAGCAAGACAagggcgggcgaggagccACCGGGTACAACAGGCCGGgcgggtcgtcgagcggTGTAGGTTCGTCGAGCGCtgcctccgccgccgctgcggccCCTTTCGCTGCAGCTCCGTCCGCTGGACCGCCCATGGTCGCAGCATCGTATGCCTCTGGGCCTGTGCAAACCAACGCCGCCCCGCACAGCCAGTACAGGGGCCCATCTGCGCATGACTACGAGCTGATGGATCCCCCTCTCGGGGCTGGACCAGAGTACCAGGCGCCTCAGTCTGGTTCTTACGCCCAGCAGGGATACCCGGCCCCAGCACCTGCTCCCGTTCCCGACGGGCCACTCGACATCAACAAGGCAACGCGTGTGCGTGCGCTGTACAGTTTCACTTCCGAGAcggtcggcgagctgccgtttgagcgcggcgacatGATCAAGGTGCTCGACCGCAGCTTCCATGAGTGGTGGCGTGGTGCGTGCAACGGCAAGATCGGCATCTTCCCTGCTACCTATGTGGAGCCGCTGCCAGAGCCGACTTACATGGAACTGCAAGaggaggcgcaggaggaggcgcgcgtgTTTGCATCGCTGAGTATTGtggacgagctcctgcGGTCGCTCAAGGATATTGACCCTGCCCGTGgagagcgcctcgaggacaaccCGGAGATCCAGGAGATGTACCAGAGGAGCGTCGGACTGCAAGGCGGGATCAACGCTCTCATCAAGAAGTACTCAGACCagaaggccgagcttgagcacATGAACGCCAACCTCGTGCGCGCGATGCAGCAGtacgaggagctcaagggcgGAG cccCTCCCGCACAGCCGTACGCGCCGCAGCCATATGGCGTGCCTCCTAGTTCCCAGGACTCGGGGCTTGCTCCCCAGTCTTACGGCTACAACCAGTATCCGCAAGAGTCGCCTGCGGCTGTTCCGCAGGGCCCGCAGTACCAGCTCGAGTCGCAGGCCTACCCGACCGAGTCCCCTGCTGTGATGCCTCAGGCGCAGCCTGGCTACCCTCAGCAGCACGGCCAGCCTCCGCATGGCATATACTACCAGAACGCGcacagctcgacgagcgtcAACCACCCTCCAGCTGGACACGTACTGggctcgccgccgcggcagGGCTCGGGGTCCGCGCCGGCGGACCCCAACCAGGCCGCGTGGGACGCGTACTATCGCCAGCAAGGACAGGTCCCGCCGCAGGGtgcacctcctcccggTGCGCCCGTCGCCGCACCATACCCCCAGCAGCAGTACTATGCGCAGCAGACTGCTGACGGCGTGACTGGGCAGATGGGCCAGATGAGCGTTAGCTAG
- the HAP5 gene encoding uncharacterized protein (Transcription factor), with product MNPSQSHMNPYYLTTDALNYSFNGYSSGSGTSSPAGMNPALAQSKPAVPAPAPAPAPLTGPLVSPHQDLNDFLESFWTRQMDGVERETPDFKTYNLPLARIKKVMKSDEEVKMISAEAPIMFSKACEIFISELTCRAWLVAEGHKRRTLQKSDVASAIAFSDVFDFLIDIVPRDDGTEHAVPAAAASNHAEPEPQAPEPEWPRHEDEHEGDALYSEYVQGEGEGFA from the exons ATGAACCCCTCCCAATCCCACATGAACCCTTACTACTTAACCACCGATGCCCTCAACTACAGCTTCAACGGCTACTCGAGTGGCAGTGGCACCTCGTCTCCAGCAGGCATGAACCCCGCCTTGGCACAGTCCAAGCCTGCCGtcccagcgccagcgccagcgccggcgccatTGACTGGACCCCTTGTCTCGCCGCACCAGGACCTGAACGATTTCTTGGAGAGTTTCTGGACGCGTCAGAtggacggcgtcgagcgcgagacgcCAGACTTTAAGACGTACAACCTTCCCCTGGCGCGGATCAAGAAGGTCATgaagagcgacgaggaggtcaagaTGATTAGTGCTGAGG ccccGATAATGTTCTCCAAGGCTTGCGAGA TCTTCATCTCCGAGCTTACGTGCCGCGCGtggctcgtcgccgagggtCACAAGCGGCGCACGCTACAAAAGTCGGACGTGGCATCAGCCATTGCCTTTTCTGACGTCTTCGATTTCCTCATCGACATTGTGCCGCGTGACGACGGGACCGAACATGCCGTtcccgcggccgcggcgagtAACCATGCCGAACCTGAGCCACAGGCGCCCGAACCTGAGTGGCCGCGCCACGAGGACGAacacgagggcgacgcgcTGTACTCCGAGTACGTGcagggtgagggcgagggatTCGCATAG
- the HAP5 gene encoding uncharacterized protein (Transcription factor), translating to MPPRPTHRRDDSEDEGPRGMSAQDLASAAAHVVRLALFHEHRRQPLRRDMISKLVLPNAQRQFHVVFERAQSLLRSTFGMEMHELRAKQRGDEALMQETQATQAQTQQTQRKKRLRPVQEEGDEEDDEEEEAEGSTSTQRQKEKKVAGTRSYILRSVLPGPLIAEMNRPAPLPSFEGDRGNANAVADSESDAGALLRWDKADPTPAGHIALLGIRTVILCLILAQGRVIEERALYAFLRRLNLERHTVLPWKSPNSHSATITLEQFMDVLAKQNYLEKTKHKHAGGDGPAEEIEWRWGSREAEFSEKAAAAFIEKLFLGDSDDESDSEEEEAGPSRQRNGDHQSPSERRAARRAAKRKRIHNDLERAAGGPLTGEL from the exons ATGCCTCCACGCCCCACCCATCGCCGCGACGATTCGGAAGACGAAGGGCCCCGCGGCATGTCCGCCCAG GACCTGGCGAGCGCTGCAGCACACGTTGTTCGCCTGGCGCTGTTTCATGAACACCGGCGGCAGCCTCTGCGTCGGGACATGATTTCCAAGCTGG tccTGCCAAACGCCCAGCGCCAGTTCCATGTGGTCTTTGAACGCGCACAGAGCCTACTCCGCTCTACGTTTGGGATGGAGATGCACGAGCTGCGCGCTAagcagcgcggcgacgaagCTCTAATGCAGGAAACACAGGCCACACAAGCCCAGACTCAGCAGACGCAGCGGAAGAAGCGCCTACGCCCAgtgcaggaggagggggacgaggaggatgatgaagaggaggaggctgagggaAGTACGAGTACCCAACGGCAGAAAGAGAAGAAGG tcGCCGGCACGCGGTCGTACATCCTCCGCTCCGTGCTTCCTGGCCCACTGATCGCCGAGATGAACCGCCCTGCACCATTACCCTCCTTTGAGGGTGATAGAGGCAACGCCAATGCCGTGGCCGACAGCGAGAGTGACGCGGGCGCGCTGCTACGGTGGGATAAGGCCGACCCGACTCCGGCTGGGCACATAGCGCTACTGGGCATCCGGACTGTAATTCTCTGCCTTATTCTTGCGCAGGGGCGCGTCATTGAGGAGC GCGCGCTGTATGCCTTCCTCCGTCgtctcaacctcgagcgaCACACCGTGTTGCCATGGAAGAGTCCCAACTCGCACTCTGCCACAATCACACTCGAGCAGTTCATGGACGTGCTTGCAAAGCAGAATTACCTCGAGAAG ACAAAACACAAACACGCGGGTGGCGATGGACCagccgaggagattgagtggcggtggggctcgcgcgaggccgagttcTCGGAGAAGGCAGCTGCCGCGTTCATTGAGAAGCT CTTCCTCGgtgacagcgacgacgagtccgactccgaggaggaagaagcgGGGCCATCACGCCAACGCAACGGTGACCACCAGTCGCCCTCGGAACGGCGCGCAGCAAGACGTGCCGCGAAGCGCAAGCGTATCCacaacgacctcgagcgtgcCGCCGGTGGACCCCTCACTGGTGAACTGTAA
- a CDS encoding uncharacterized protein (3' exoribonuclease family, domain 1) encodes MASLSPAERDYIISGLLSDPALRVDGRSLLSPRPIETEYGVMPAANGSARVRVGGTEAVAGIKLDVGEVSKGSFEGGPGWRAKVEVDITPQALPSTDPKTLQTLSASYAALLAEHFVPSVSPLKITETRAFIPSLHIALLSCDGAIASALTLAARGAFADLQVPVTKVVGMEEEDAETQADLAGIKGAIAAGRAGKGKGRARARGGDDWDIEGDSAPLEGREELPVLVTLNLVGEKEFVDASLREEAACPARVHVFVRPGGRIAGIRMEGDGGIATERIRPLLEEARRIGLELAEALNADLP; translated from the exons ATGGCATCCCTCTCCCCTGCTGAGCGGGACTACATCATCTCCGGCCTACTCTCCGACCCGGCGCTGCGTGTCGACGGCCGCAGTCTCCTCTCACCCCGCCCCATCGAGACGGAATATGGCGTGATGCCAGCCGCGAATGGGAGTGCGCGCGTGCGTGTTGGCGGCACAGAGGCTGTTGCCGGGATCAAGCTcgatgtcggcgaggtgtCCAAGGGCTCTTTTGAGGGGGGTCCGGGATGGAGGGCaaaggtcgaggtggatAT CACACCACAAGCCCTTCCCTCCACAGACCCAAAGACGTTGCAAACCCTCTCGGCATCCtacgccgccctcctcgcggaaCACTTCGTACCCTCCGTCTCTCCTCTCAAGATCACCGAGACGCGTGCCTTcatcccctccctccaTATTGCGCTGCTCTCATGCGACGGCGCCATCGCTTCTGCACTAACCCTTGCTGCGCGCGGTGCTTTTGCCGACCTCCAAGTTCCCGTTACCAAGGTGGTGGgcatggaggaggaggacgccgagacgcAAGCGGATTTGGCGGGGATCAAGGGCGCAATCGCCGCTGGACGGGCGGGGAAGGGTAAAGGCCGCGCTCGGGCTCGTGGTGGTGACGACTGGGATATTGAAGGGGACTCTGCGCCGCtcgagggaagggaggagtTGCCCGTCCTAGTTACGCTTAATCTCGTTGGGGAGAAGGAATTCGTTGACGCCTCtctgcgcgaggaggctgcgTGTCCCGCGCGCGTGCATGTTTTCGTGCGACCGGGCGGGCGGATAGCGGGTATCCGGATGGAAGGTGATGGTGGGATCGCGACGGAGCGTATCCGGCCGCTCCTGGAG gaaGCACGCCGgatcggcctcgagctcgccgaggcgctcaacgCCGACCTACCATAG
- a CDS encoding uncharacterized protein (Pfam:RRM_6) produces the protein MDGYDALDAATSSYTKHRDDRASHRDDRDRDRDRDRDRRHRDRDYDRDRNDRRPHDRDPYGREGGRDRDPNERRNRDRDYDRRDRDRHDDRGRDQGRDRDPYGRRDERGWSPPRRRDDRGGYGREPPRDGGRGGGPRGGGGRRRDSPARSPTPTDAIPLEDRVVEPSLWDLAPPEFQGISALEAKMTGMFTYGPGRVAPPMHLGQLAAGLINPLRQNKRVYQADIPDTVSEKQLMRFWNRLMTDRNKASVPGECVNQVQVNREKKFAWVEFRNANEATAALELNGTEFEGAPMELKRPKDYIGIDPALGFLGPATEGNNKLFVGGLPTNLGNEQVMELLKSFGELRTFNLVKEGNGSVSKGFAFVEYLDPAVTDMAIQGLNGFQIGERALVVQRAATTNRATGGAQEHGAAAFLATSKILEEADAEPADTRVMLMLNMVTEDELYDDQEYEDILLDVKEECEKYGVVEGVRIPRPVPKSTKWETSDSAAQTAEKNRRINEEAGVGRVYVMYTDIPGCQKAMKALGGRQFGGRTILVASTSEEDFMGPAPPPPPSEPPMQLEAPPPPPVAAVPAPPAPPAAPEDMDQTAGNLLAELGV, from the exons ATGGACGGCTACG acgcGCTGGACGcagcgacctcgtcgtaTACCAAGCACCGCGACG ACCGGGCGAGTCACCGCGACGACCGagaccgcgaccgcgaccgcgaccggGACCGCCGGCATAGGGACAGGGACTACGACCGGGACCGTAACGACCGGCGGCCACACGACCGTGATCCCTACGGACGTGAAGGGGGACGCGACCGCGATCCCAATGAGCGCCGCAACCGTGATCGCGACTATGATAGGCGggaccgcgaccgccacGATGACCGGGGGCGCGACCAGGGGCGTGATCGTGACCCATATGGTCGTAGAGACGAGCGTGGATggtcgccgcctcgccgccgcgacgaccgAGGCGGGTATGGGCGCGAGCCGCCTCGCGATggaggccgcggcggcggacccagagggggaggagggcggcgtaGGGACTCTCCAGCCCGCTCGCCGACTCCGACGGACGCTATTCCTCTCGAGGACCGTGTTGTCGAGCCGTCGCTGTGGGacctcgcgccgccagaGTTCCAGGGCATCTCCGCCCTGGAGGCGAAGATGACTG gcaTGTTCACTTACGGTCCCGGGCGCGTCGCACCTCCCATGCATCttggccagctcgccgcggGCTTGATTAACCCCCTGCGCCAGAACAAGCGCGTGTACCAGGCCGACATCCCTGACACCGTGTCGGAGAAGCAGCTCATGCGCTTCTGGAACCGCCTCATGACAGACCGGAACAAGGCCTCTGTGCCCGGAGAGTGTGTCAACCAGGTCCAGGTCAACCGCGAGAAGAAGTTTGCTTGGGTCGAGTTCCGCAACGCCAACGAAGCGACGgctgcgctcgagctgaACGGCACTGAGTTTGAGGGCGCACCGATGGAGCTCAAGCGGCCCAAGGACTACATCGGCATTGACCCCGccctcggcttcctcggTCCCGCGACCGAGGGCAACAACAAGCTGTTTGTTGGTGGCCTCCCTACCAACCTGGGCAACGAGCAGGTTATGGAGCTGCTCAAGTCGTTCGGTGAGCTGCGCACCttcaacctcgtcaaggagggcaaCGGCTCGGTGTCCAAGGGCTTCGCTTTCGTCGAGTACCTTGACCCGGCGGTTACGGACATGGCGATCCAGGGCTTGAACGGGTTCCAGATTGGCGAGCGTGCGCTGGTGGTGCAGCgtgcggcgacgacgaaccGCGCAACAGGCGGTGCGCAGGAGcatggcgcggcggccttcCTTGCGACCTCCAAGattctcgaggaggcggacgccGAGCCCGCCGACACGCGCGTCATGCTCATGCTCAACATGGtgaccgaggacgagctgtaCGACGACCAGGAGTACGAGGACATTCtgctcgacgtcaaggaggagtgTGAGAAGTAcggtgtcgtcgagggcgtgcGTATCCCCCGCCCTGTACCCAAGAGCACCAAGTGGGAAACGAGTGATTCGGCCGCACAGACGGCCGAGAAGAACCGTCGAATCAACGAGGAAGCGggcgtcggccgcgtcTACGTGATGTACACGGACATCCCGGGTTGCCAAAAGGCCATGAAGGCGTTGGGTGGGCGGCAGTTTGGCGGGCGTaccatcctcgtcgccagcaCAAGCGAGGAAGACTTTATGGGACcggccccgccgccgccgccatctGAGCCGCCGatgcagctcgaggcgccaccccctcccccggTCGCCGCAGTACCCGCACCGCCGGCACCCCCTGCGGCTCCCGAAGACATGGATCAGACAGCTGGAaacctcctcgccgagctaGGCGTGTAG
- a CDS encoding uncharacterized protein (Binds to the catalytic subunit of the cyclin dependent kinases and is essential for their biological function): MSKKSYSAEEKRRAIEQYHEKINYSARYSDDEWEYRHVILPKALTKFVPSGVLSEDVWRGLGIRQSPGWEMYMRHEPEPHVLLFRRPKDYDLRHPPLGAARLVSAAK, translated from the exons ATGTCCAAAAAGTCGTATTCCGCAGAGGAGAAGCGCCGAGCAATCGAGCAATACCATGAGAAGATCAACTACAGCGCACGCTACTCCG acgacgagtgggAATACCGCCATGTTATC ctcccAAAAGCACTCACCAAGTTTGTTCCCTCTGGCGTACTGTCCGAGGACGTCTGGAGAGGACTCGGTATCCGCCAGTCGCCAGGGTGGGAGATGTACATGCGCCACGAGCCT GAACCACACGTCCTCCTTTTCCGCAGGCCAAAGGACTACGACTTGCGGCACCCGCCACTCGGTGCGGCCAGACTTGTCAGCGCAGCCAAGTAA
- a CDS encoding uncharacterized protein (DSBA-like thioredoxin domain), translated as MSKLARTLKVDITSDTVCPFCLLGIAQFESALAKWNAKHPDKEVKLDARLLPFQLRPQMPEEPQDLATWSAANFGGAPRAQAMRASLAQSYKQAGLDLSTSSKVSNTNSAHRLETLADTKGRATNYAVGKEIMRAYQLHGTAPNDPTMLARIGVEHGLFENEAKGLEWLKSDALNKETQRGYANARAEGITGVPFFVFDDKYASSGAVGEDAFYGVINQIMTQ; from the exons ATGTCAAAACTCGCCCGCACCCTCAAAGTTGACATCACGTCGGATACCGTCTGCCCCTTCTGCCTCCTGGGTATTGCGCAGTTCGAGTCGGCCCTCGCCAAATGGAACGCCAAGCACCCCGATAAGGAGGTCAAGCTAgacgcgcgcctccttccGTTCCAGTTACGCCCGCAGATGCCCGAGGAGCCGCAAGACCTGGCGACATGGAGCGCGGCTAATTTCGGCGGCGCACCGCGTGCGCAGGCCATGCGTGCAAGCCTAGCACAGTCGTACAAGCAGGCCGGACTTGACCT CTCGACATCCTCTAAGGTGTCGAACACGAACTCTGCGCACCGCCTCGAAACGCTCGCGGACACCAAGGGCCGTGCGACCAACTACGCCGTCGGCAAAGAGATTATGCGCGCGTACCAACTTCACGGGACTGCGCCGAACGATCCCACTATGCTCGCCAGGATTGGTGTCGAGCACGGTCTGTTCGAGAATGAGGCCAAGGGGCTGGAGTGGCTCAAGTCGGATGCACTCAACAAGGAGACGCAGAGGGGATACGCGAATGCCCGTGCAGAGGGCATCACTGGAGTGCCGTTCTTTGTCTTTGATGACAAGTATGCGAGCTCTGGcgccgttggcgaggacgcgttcTATGGTGTCATCAATCAGATCATGACCCAGTAG